The region TCATTTGGAGCGACGGCGTGATTGCTGAGTAAAGGATTCTTTATGTTTCCCTTTGCAGGAGTGCAAGATGCAGACCTGTCGGTCCTGTCTCAGACGATGGCGCAGTGCTGTAAGAACATCAAAGAAACGGTGCAGATGTTGGCGTCGCGGCACAAGGACATCCACGGGAGCGTCTCAAAAGTGGGCAAAGCCATCGACAGAGTAAGCGCTCGCTTCGGCTCCGCGGAGTCTGGTTCGACGGCGGCGTCGCCCGCGTCACGCTCGCCGCTCTTTTTGCAGAACTTCGATGCGGAGATCAGTGCTGTGGTGGCAGAGAACGTGTGGGACACCCCCGAGAGACAGAAACACCTGAGCGAGACGGTCGTGGAGCACCTGTACCGACAAGGGATGCTGAGCGTGGCGGAGGATCTCTGTCAGGTGAGCTGCTGCGCCCACAGGAGGCGGGCGACGCGTGCGCGCTGATACCGTCTGCTCCTTTCCTCCTGTAGGAGTCTGGTGTGGTTATAGACATGAGTATGAAGCAGCCATTTCTGGAGCTGAACAGAATCCTCGAAGCTCTGCGGATGCAGGACCTGGGGCCAGCGCTAGAGTAGGCTCGCCTTTCTCATTGTTCAACCATTTATCCTGTCTGGCGTCGCCGCCCGGCGTCTCCGTCTGGCTGATTCCCCAGACTGGGAGTGGCCTCACGCATCCACCTCTTTGACGTTGTCTGTGCCTCATTAGGTGGGCCGTAACGAACCGGCAGCGCCTTTTGGACCTCAACAGCAGTCTCGAATTCAAGCTGCACCGCTTGTACTTTATCAGCCTGCTCAGCGGCGGAATCGGCAAGCAGATGGAGGCCCTGCAGTACGCCAGGCACTTCCAGCCTTTTGCTTCTCAGCACCAGAGAGGTCAGCAGAGGCGAGCACCCGCGGCACAGTGGACGTGAGCGACCCCCCTAACGCGTGTGTCCCTGCAGACATTCAGATCCTCATGGGCAGCCTGGTGTATCTGCGCCACGGCATCGAGAACTCTCCGTACCGCAGCCTGCTGGAGACC is a window of Takifugu rubripes chromosome 14, fTakRub1.2, whole genome shotgun sequence DNA encoding:
- the rmnd5b gene encoding E3 ubiquitin-protein transferase RMND5B, with amino-acid sequence MEQCACVERELEKVLHRFVIYGHQSEERLDELLRSVCEIRAQLVAFGVQDADLSVLSQTMAQCCKNIKETVQMLASRHKDIHGSVSKVGKAIDRNFDAEISAVVAENVWDTPERQKHLSETVVEHLYRQGMLSVAEDLCQESGVVIDMSMKQPFLELNRILEALRMQDLGPALEWAVTNRQRLLDLNSSLEFKLHRLYFISLLSGGIGKQMEALQYARHFQPFASQHQRDIQILMGSLVYLRHGIENSPYRSLLETNQWAEICNIFTRDACALLGLSVESPLSVSFASGCMALPVLMNIKQVIEQRQCSGVWTHKDELPIEIDLGKKCWYHSVFACPILRQQTSESNPPMKLICGHVISRDALNKLTNAGKLKCPYCPMEQNPSHAKQIYF